The Dyadobacter sp. 676 DNA window GCTGGATTTCCGACAGGGGCGTGCCGCGTTACACGTCCACGGGCGTGTTCACAGGTTACGTGGGAGGGTGCATGGATATTCACGACCAGATCACTTTTTCAGAACAACTGGAAAAAAAGGTGGAAGAGCGGACGCAGCAACTCAGGCGCTCGGAGCAGTTTCTGCAGTCGATATTGAATACGGCCGGGAACAGCATCGCATCGTATGAGGCAATCCGTAATCCCGACGGGAAAATCATGGACTTTCGCATTGCATATTCCAATGAGGATACGTTTACATACGGGACGACGCATATCACCGGCCGTACCTGCCGCGAGGTGTTTCCCGGCATTTTTAGAAACGGGGTGTTTGAAAAACTGGTGAAATGCATTGAAACCGGACGGCCCGATAACTACCAGTTCGATGTGAGAAAGGACGGAGAAGTGCATTGGTTCGAGGCTTCGATCGAAAAACTTGAAGATAGCGTAACGGTAACGGCCCGGAATATTTCGGAAGAACTCAAATCCGACCTCAGACTCAAAGACCTGAACCGGCAGCTCGCAATACAAAACTCGATTTTCAAACATTCCGAGGAGAATGCCAGCATTGGTAGCTACGCATGGAATGTAGCAACCAACGAGCTGGAATGTTCAGATAACCTCTACCGGCTGATCGGTTACCTGCCGCAGGAATTTACGCCCTCATTCGAGCAATTTCTTTCGTTTCTCCACCCCGACGACCGCCACCAGGCTATCCGGGATGGCATCAGGGCATACGAAACGAAGGTCGTCGTGCAAAATACTTACCGGGTCATTACCAAAAATGGCGACATCAGGCATTTCCGGTTGAGCGGCAATTTTATCAAAGAAGGAGATAACCACCTGATGATCGGTGCTTTGCAGGACGTGACGAAGGATGTCGAGCTAAGCGACGCCCTGCATAAAAAGAATCTCGAACTCCGCCGGAACAACGAAGAGCTTGCTTCGTTCAGTTATGTGGCCTCGCACGATTTGCAGGAACCTCTGCGGAAGATCCGGGCGTTCAGCAGCCGGATCATGGAAAAGGAATCGGAACATTTCTCGGAAAATACCAGGGACTATTTTGGGCGCATTATCGCGGCGTCCGCACGCATGCAGAAGCTGATAGAAGCGTTGCTGAGCTATTCGGGTACAAGCGGAGTCAATTTCAAATTTGCGGAGACCGATTTGAACAGTATCGTCGACGAGGTGAAAAGCGATCTGGAAGAACTGATCCTCGAAAAAGGGGCGGTAGTGGAAGTGCAGAAGCTGCCGGTACTGCCGGTAATACCGGTGCAGTTTCACCAGTTAATGCAGAATCTGATCGGCAACGGCATTAAATACAGCAGCCCCGACCGAAAGCCGCTGGTGCAGATAACCAGCACGGTTACCGAAAACGAGCAGGGGCCGTTCTGCCGCATCAGCGTGATCGACAACGGTATCGGCTTCGATCAGCGATACGAAAACCGTATCTTCGACCTCTTCCAAAGGCTGCACGGAAAGAATGAATACGAAGGGACCGGAATAGGGCTGGCAATCTGTAAGAAAATTGTGCAGAACCATCATGGGTACATCACCGCCGAAGGAGCACCCGGGATGGGATCGGCCTTTCATGTCTTTATCCCGACCCGTATCGCACAATAATGAATGCGTAAATTTGGATATGTCGGTGTAAGGATTGGAATAAACCGATAATATATCGCCAAATCAAGGCTGTTTA harbors:
- a CDS encoding PAS domain-containing protein, yielding MNLETDALRKRIELLEATLDRARLGQTGAGDTLADLQEMEGRFQAIADTAPVMIWLSGPDKLCYFFNKGWLDFTGRSMEQEMGNGWAEGVHPDDLERCLAIYTSHFEERKEFSMDYRLRRHDGEYRWISDRGVPRYTSTGVFTGYVGGCMDIHDQITFSEQLEKKVEERTQQLRRSEQFLQSILNTAGNSIASYEAIRNPDGKIMDFRIAYSNEDTFTYGTTHITGRTCREVFPGIFRNGVFEKLVKCIETGRPDNYQFDVRKDGEVHWFEASIEKLEDSVTVTARNISEELKSDLRLKDLNRQLAIQNSIFKHSEENASIGSYAWNVATNELECSDNLYRLIGYLPQEFTPSFEQFLSFLHPDDRHQAIRDGIRAYETKVVVQNTYRVITKNGDIRHFRLSGNFIKEGDNHLMIGALQDVTKDVELSDALHKKNLELRRNNEELASFSYVASHDLQEPLRKIRAFSSRIMEKESEHFSENTRDYFGRIIAASARMQKLIEALLSYSGTSGVNFKFAETDLNSIVDEVKSDLEELILEKGAVVEVQKLPVLPVIPVQFHQLMQNLIGNGIKYSSPDRKPLVQITSTVTENEQGPFCRISVIDNGIGFDQRYENRIFDLFQRLHGKNEYEGTGIGLAICKKIVQNHHGYITAEGAPGMGSAFHVFIPTRIAQ